Below is a genomic region from Rosa chinensis cultivar Old Blush chromosome 5, RchiOBHm-V2, whole genome shotgun sequence.
gtcCTATATTgacatgtgtaccctcaatccccggattagatcgatccctacttgcttatgctAATAATGATATTTagagggttaaattatgcgcttgttCTTAGCGTATCACCTCCAttggaagtagtcttcatgttgccacaGATGTCCTCACAATGCGCGGGAAACAGTGagagggtttcaatctcctggtgatcttctcCTCTTTGTTCCATGAAAGTTTGTTCTGCATTCATGTCAAAGAAAGTAGTACTAGTTTCCCCTCAAGCTGAGATTGAACAATCCTAGCACTCTTCTCCATGTTCATGGATCCATAACCGCCATATTTCCCCATCTGCCCGTTAAAAGCAATCATCACACCAGcggaagaagcagaagcaggtGCAGAAGATCCAAAGTTAATATACTGATCCTCATGTTTCCAATTGGTAACATTGTCATCACCAACAAGCCCTGATCTTTGCATGGGCACATGAACATCCGAAGTggacttcttcttctgcttctcccGAGCCCTTTGGTTCAAGAACCAAAAATAGACGTTCTTGAACTCGATCTTGCCATACCATTTTAGCTGGAGACAGATCCTCTGAATCTGCTCTATAGTTGGGGACCTATCTCCCTTGTTGTAGAaaagctccttgaggattcttatatGATCTGTAGTGGGAATCCACCTAGTACGGCTCTTCCTGCGAAGCATGTTAGCACTACTCCTGGCTGCTTTGTtacttcctccatcctcggttggatgccggttttgtggttccattggtGATGGATTGAGAGAATGCGAGAATTGAAGAGAGATGATGATgagtaattaagaaagattgctGTTAGAAATATTCGAGTTGATGAAatgattttgggattggaaatttgggtttataatgtggaggaagatataggcatgcaaatatccacccttggatgaagctcaatttcaaaactgatgtcagtaaatcgagattagtgattccaaatctcgggaAAAAAGGGACTAGCAGCATGTGAGGAGCAATTTTTGAGGAGTTAGCTATTATTAGAGGATTAATAGCATGTGAGGAGaccgaacggttttcgaggaggtaactgtTCCATTCACGAGATTATTTTTTCACGACCGTTGTTTTTCAACGAGTGATTAGTGCCTTAAATctcggaaaagaaggaattattgGCGCTAAGAGTCTTGAGTTGGGAGCcagcaagtggatccaaaagatacatattttctcaaaacGCTCGCCGCAAGACTCTTTTTGACGCGGAGCATATTTTaaaagttcatgttattttcaatatacaactatgggggcctatatttgggaccttgcgagacacaattattggcttctcacggatatttggatatcaggataagaaaatattattgtattcataaagtggctttgcggccaaaagcagtacattcattacaaagccaaaagtggctagaatacaaaacaggaatattcggatatcttctgaatcttttctcaagtggaagaagctatggaatccaacgtcgggttgagccgcgtcattatctcaaggaggggCAGACTTCAGGGAAGAAAAAAGAGCAGTAACGGAGCCCCCGCGCCCCCTTTACATGGAAGCAGCAGAGGAATACAACATGTGTTTGGCCAACACCATTATCCATAAGAAGGGGAGACTCCagtgaaagaaaatggagcctccaagcccctaaattggaagcagctatggaatccaacgccGGGTTGAGACGtgccattatctcaaggagggTCAGAGAGTGAAGGAACCGAATATCAGCTTGAGTCTCTGCACCCCCTTTAGCCTTGGTAACCACTATTAGTTGGACGTGAAGTATAGGAACAACCATTCTGTTgcttgaacccattccttcaaagagtccatcccttctcatccttccaagattctatcaagaagagaaagggggagaaggaggtgagaaccaaagccccTTCCATCTGGAGGGCACAACAAGGGCCGGGTCTAGAaggaaggaaacagaggaggaaagacgaACCTCAGAGTGGCTATCCTCCCTTTCTCCGTTTCGCTCCGCGTGTGGGATTCTAACAAAAATGATCTCGCATGATCGTGGATCCCACACTCGGAGCCCCTTCGcgtttctaaaccaatctgaagcctggcattgttgttacAGGATTCCAGAAAGGCGAAACACggggttgcctaagattacgCAACAAGGCCTAACCTAggcttaagattacgccataaagcctaaaatttagaggctaaagatcatttcatgaggggaagatttgtgaagaaggagaaagagaagcaaggactgaaaggccatttcttgaatgtttcagaaaatttgttgtgagtattccttgtccaaaatacaactatttaaaGGGACTTCAGGAAAAtccccacccttggatggatggTTAAAGAGTCAAACTGATGTCAGTAAATCaagattagtgattccaaatctcgaGAAAACAGGGACTAGTAGCATGTGAGGAGCGGTTTTTGAGGAGTTAGCTATTATTAGAGCATTAATGGCATGTGAGGAGaccgaacggttttcgaggaggtaactATTCTATTCACGAGATTATTTTTTCACGACCGTTGTTTTTCAGCGAGTGATTAATGCCTTAAATCTCGGAAAAGAAGGGATTATTGGCATGTGAGGAGACCGAACGGTTTTTGAGGGGGCCTACAGAGATTGGCCcgcaaagctcaatttcaaacaaagttctCCACGCGGAGTTTTGCCGCAATGGCACCAGCTTTGGCCTGAGTGGCCTGTTCTCTGACACGAGCCAGGTTGCAgcccatttcttcagaagcagCCAAAGGTTCATCAAGTTGGGCTTCTTCTGCAGCAATTGCATTCTCAATAAAGGCTAAACTGGCATGGAGGTCCTCGATCCGAAGTTTGAAGTCGGacctttggatttgtagttcccCCAGGCAGATGGCTCGCTCGTTTAAAATACCGCGGGAGATGTCCATTTCTAGAGAGACACTATTCAAAGCCTCTTGAGCATCGTAAGCCTGGGCATTCATGGCCGATTGATGTCGGCGGGCCCTACCAAGTTCTTTCAGCAGAGAATTGATATCACTAAATTGCCACAAAGTCAAAGCCTTCTCCTGGCGAAGATACCTTAGAGCTTCCAAGACTCGTGGGAGGATGTCAGTCTCCAATACCCGAGGACCCAGATGTTTGTGAAGCACCATCTTAGCCTCATCCACAGTAGAAGGAGGAGTTACCTCCAAcaccctcatcaatctctcgaATCTGGTAGGAGGATGAGGCGGCGGAGGTGCCAGAGGATCACGAACCACCAATGCAAAAGGGTGGACAGCTTCctcagtttcttcatcttcaatagGTTGGTCTATCCCTTCAGCCACAGGAGAATTTGGAAACTCAACTCGCGGCTCACCATGGGTAAGTGGAGCAGATTCAAGCATAGAGCTTTCGGCTCCGACGGTTGTCTCATTTATTCGCGAGACTTGGGGGCCACCACTACCGTCagtatcattttccatctctgggGCCACTGTCCCGCCGATAGGAGCCTCAGCGTTTGCAGCCACCTCCTCGGTACAAACAGAATCCTGGTCAGATTCAGAAATGTCAGAGAGCGGGGTTGGATCAAAAAGGGAAATGGAAAGCATTGGCCAACAGTGGCTTACCTCTCGAGCTGTCGGGTCAATATCTAGTACGTGGTctccaagaggaagaggccTCACCTCATTCACCTCTTGGACCTCTAGTGTCGCGAGAATCTCTGTCATCATCAGTTCCTCATAAGCGGTAGAAGCCTTAGAGTGGCTTTCCACGCTTTCATGCTCCGAGGAGTCGTCATTGGAGATCGTTATTAGAATGGTAGGACCTTGCAGATGCTCTGTAGATGTGGGAGATGGAAGAGGCGCCACGGGGTTAGTTGATGCTTGAACTAGCGGGAGAGTTGGCTCTTCTGCAACGGCTGAGGATCTAGCCTCACTCAGGCGAGAGGGATCAGTGGTCCTCTGACGGACCTATCGAAAGATATATAATGAAGATCATGCCCagattctaaaatttaaatagaaTAAGACGGGGCCGGAGTTTACCAATCGCATTCCCAGAGATTCGtcatcttcaaaactctcttTGACGGATTGAGATCGATCGCGTTTGTAAGCAAAGACAGCAGTGACCTATACGAGAAaagaatcacaattcaaaaaggGGGAAAGCACCAAATATGCAAGTTTGGGatcgttcttaaccaaattacctcagcgGGATCTTCATCATGAGAAGACTTTCCTTCAGGAGTCTCCTCTgctattgccttttgtttccCGGCCTGAACAGAGGCTGCCTTGCTCCTGGtagtttgctgcaaaacacactTAGGAATAAGAGCGGGAAAATCATTTCATGAGGAAaaggaatggtgaagaaagacaaaaacttactGTTGCCTAGGCTCATGGATTTGTATCCCTGGACGCAATGAGCGAGAAGGTAGAATACGTCGCGGGGGTTGTGCTGCAGGGTTGGAGAAGCGCTCAAGAATCTTGCGGTCCTCCGGACCAGGACTACTCATGCCACGAAAGATCAGGACGAAGAGTTCGTTATGTGGCAGGTACCAATAGTTCACGgacacttctttccaccaatcagcaTAATCATCGTCGACATCGTTGAGGGGGTACAACATTCTGACCCAAGggggaatcactatcaaagtaaactgactCTGAAAGGGGACAGACCCAGGTGGGGCTAATCTCCGCCAAGAGGTGTAGTAATTGGCAGAATCAACCAGAGGCCAGGGTACCAActgggccaacccaaattggcgAGCGAAGTGGTTAGGGGCATAGAGCTCATAACTTACGTGGTCGGTGGCAAGACGAATATCCAAGAAAGAGATGGCATGACGAAAGGCCAGGAGGGCTCTTTCGCTATGATCCCGTCCACTGGGCAGAAAGCCATCGtcaaggggaggagggaaaAGCCTAGAAAGGACTATTTTTGAGTCCGGCATCTCTCCCGGCAAttacaagtaaataaaacactcggagtagggAGGAGCTCGATACCTTACGTTACGGCAAAGCCAGGTCCCTAGAAGGGAATCGACTGGAGGTTCCTTTGGAATATCATCGCAACGGAAGAGAGGGAAATAAATCTGCAACCAAAAGGCAAGAATCCAGAAAGGGCCACTAATGTCGGTATCGAAGGGGCGCATTACGGCCCTATAAAGGGAACGATATAACGCACCCAATACAGGCTGCCCAAGGCCAACACAAGTACCATTGTAAAGAGCAGTGGCCAGAGAATTCCAAGGCCcagtaggtttgttggaagaaatgcaaaagataaatttgcaaagccagaATTCCAGGAATGCGATACCTCCTGTATGGTCACGCTGGGTGTAGTAATAGTCGCGCCAGATTGGGTATGATCTGCTGTGATGCCCCCGACTAgccatatccattctcaaagaaaattgaatgccatcaaactgaccatgcacataggggtcaaagtcaatgggcaaccctgtgatggtaagaacatccaGCAGAGTTATGCTAATCTGCCCGAACTGAAAATTGAATGTATTGCTGGAGGTGTTCCAAAAGCAAAGAGTGGCGGCTAGCGGTGTAGGGCTAGTATTATGGGGAAGACAGaagcatagatcgatggtttgggtgataccCACCGCATCCCATCTGGCCAAATCTCTGGCTCGGACCTCCTGATACCAAACCTTTTCCTCGGGAGCGATGGTAGGCCAGAAGCCCACTTTCCTCCTTGGTCCCCAACTGCTAAAATCACCAGGCACCTGCCGAAGAGCCGCTATGGGACGGCGGATAGGAAGCCCGTAATAGGCCATAGCATCATCTGGCAAACGATCGCGAGGTGTGGGACCCAGACACGCTTGACTATCACCGAcaccaaagcccatcagtcgacttctctcctctccggtctgACTTCTACATCGAACACTCATGTTAGTCCGCCAGGTGAATGCGGCTTTCTAAGTGATTTCATCTGCTTGATCGATAACgaatggtttcttggatgcCATTTCTAGGTCGCAAGGAACACTTCTCTATTACACAttgatttatagctcagatatttttggagattaatttattagctgggccagtgagtggccctagttgataattaatgagtcattattccatcttgagaattgcatctaaggcgacagtgaagatacttctccattacaccttgatttatagctcagatatttttggagattaatttattagctgggccagtgagtggccctagttgataattaatgagtcattattccatcttgagaatcgcatctaaggcgacagtgaagatatTCCACCTTTTCCAACCACTGCAGGGCCAACATATTAGCCTGATGTTTTTTaaataaaacatgattaaaactgatgcggttttagatgctaaagttgcagcaaaaatggtggtttcacttggtcacacgtcatgatgtcgatagccatgatccaatcatcctcttcggcATAAGACTCGCGAAGGATTAAATGACAGCAAACAGTTTGCTATTTTGCATCTTATTTTGCCAACTACTATAGGCCTTGATCAAGCCAGGAAAGCGGCTCCAACCCCTACATTGgagaaaatcaacagagagccaacgaacaaggcagatacttgttgctatacacatggcgaagcaaccaccaaggaagagaTGGATCCTTATTcgcgatcaaaagcagtctccttcgcatggggggcacgctaaagttctgatctcctacaacctgTCCAAGTTTCATcaattcactgcataccagacatcagatccatgggggggggggcaataaagttggcaaagaaagcgtcagttcataacaaaggcaattcagattatggcattcaagctttatggcctatttagaggcctatatggaaaCAGTCAAGCCAATACAAATGGCTTGGAagcaacaacattataagagtAGTGCTGATTCAAGATCTCTTCAGTCAAAatgaagacctttgacttcgaggtctggggggcaatgtttggacccaaaatgagcattttggcctgataaggcacgtcttggagaaattaagccaatgtcagtggctcaagctatatattttcgacaagtttgaaatatattatttagaggctaaataaagcctactatggaagcatggaaatgaaaagtcaactttagcacattttcctactttggctaggagaaaccgagctaaacaaggaaggaggggcggcagactaaccaaatgaaatccaaatgagctaaaaaaTTCCAGATTaaatctagaaagcccaaggatcatttcttaagaagagtgccagagctatttttgagtggaaggccttcaaacaatcagtccaattttttgcagaagcaaaactggacaACTAGatctgtaagaggtccagcagcttttccggcccaaccactataccaaaagctctgaatttttaccaggatgatctacactcatagtggaacatttgttatgaagaagtcacggtcaaaatctgaattcttgatagagatataattgaaggaataaaggagccgaaagtgcttccttatctccaaaattcatcattccttatctccaattatgcttccttatctccatatctccgaaattcatcattctttatctccaattatgcttccttatctttaaaattcatcatttcttatctccaattaatgctccactatcatttgtttaatgccaactactttggcatggtagcctataaatagaggttacaatgaaacacttagacacacaattcacaacaacaatctctaagattatccaagcctctctagagaaaccctctccttctcttatcGGTAGTCAtactccagtcctagtctcctcaagagccgactgttagtgctaccaaaccttccagccaagctaaagtcagctttagcaagttctcctcacttcctagtAGTTCTTGCTCtactcgatctacaacatcgagtatcgattgtgattttgaagaagctcagcaaaagtcctcgccacgaggcataAAGAaccccacgacgaggttggtgctctcctcgtccacaatcgcttgaaagaagttaggtcaagggacacccccgacgaccgcacccaaaCGGTACTGGCACACCCTctcaagaaaagagactgttgaccagctcaagGAAAACTAGAGCCAAACAGCTGCAGCTaccaaggagaagaaaagaatggaGTCAAGGACCGGGTGGAagggaggaaaagaaaagaaaacatatctCCACTTTCTTTGTCTCCACCACCAAGAAAAGCTGCCTCCCAAGcattaaagaaatgaaaagttGCTGCAGTTaccaaggagaagaaaagaaaggatcGGGTGGAagggaggagaagaaaagaagaaaagaaaagaaaagttatcTCCACTTTCTTTGTCTTCTTGCTGCCTAGGATGAATAAATATAAACTTTGCACACAGAGTGTTGAGAGTATCTTGTGCTTCAATGGTTGGGGAGTAAGGCTTTTGTATTGGAGGTCGGAGGTTCAAACCTCGCATCTTACCGATTTTGTGTATATTTTGCATATTATTGGACTTGCAGGCAAAGTTGGGaatttgggcccgaaaagcccgaggaCCGAACCAACCCGTTCAGGGTCGGTTTCTATCGGTTTTCATTTTCGAAAAAACCTGAACCGGCCAGAACAGATTATTTCAGGCTCGGTCTCGGTTTTACCAAAATtcgggcccggcccgacccgagcctAGGCCTAGTGGTGATGAAGGAGATAGAGTAGTATGGATAGtatgagtttggattttgggaggtggagatggacgttttgtgaaggagatgaagagagaaagaagaagtaatagatgaaggaattggttcttgagagtgagaggagaaagtgtttatatagggaagaaaaaaaagagtgaaATGAACCGTCTTCTCTTCCAATGGAGAACCTAATCTCCTAAACCTCATAGCACCAACCAGTACTCACCAAGTGGGAGGCTAAGTGGGATcaagatgcttttctctttctgTTCGTTTCGTGGGGTAGAGCCTTACAGTATCCTATGATGAGCATACTGTCTCTGCGCATTGGTTGCCTCCTCCGTCTGGGGGAACAACCTACAAAAGAGACAGTCCCTTTACCCCTGGCAAAATGAGCATTACAGAGAAGATATCAACTGTACCTGGTGTTACTGCTGTGATGTGATAGTCAGGTCCTAATTTTAATTCAATACTATCTGGTTAGCTGCCATTATTTTTCCACCTACCGTGTGGTTTTATACTTTATCCACCTGTGGTATCTGTAGAGCTTGTCTCTTCCATTTTACGAGTCAATATGGCTTTGTCACTAGCACCCCTCAGAACATTCCTTATGAGGATGAGGGTATTATTGAAGCTATGTCAATATGCTTCGAAGACACTGCTGATTTCCTGGATCTTGAGGCTGGTATTAATCTCCTGGGAATTCTTATTGCAGAGGAGGAACCTGGCCTAGGTAGTGTCAAGGCAACACTGATGGGGATGTGGAAATCGTTAGGCCAAATCCGAATCATTCAGGTCAAGAAGAACACATATTCATTAACGGTTGGTTCAGAGAAGTTGGCTAGTAAACTGATCAATGAGAGTCCTTGGAACGTTAAGGGTTACTGCCTATCTGTGAGGCACTGGCCTCACTTCCATTCCATTGATGATATGGACACCAATCGCCCAACGTACTGGATACAGGCCCACGGCATCCCCTTGGACCAAATGACAAAGAACAATGGCAGAAAACTTGGTGAGCTGCTCGGCTCAACACTGGAAGTTGAAGACCCAAAAGTTGTAGGTATTAAAGGTTACCTCCAGATGCGAGTCGACTTTGATACAAGGCGTCCCCTTGCCACCTTTGTTCAACTACCCCGTCTGACCTATAGAGTCACCAGAATCCGACTTCAGTATGAAGGTCTCAGGGTGTTCTGTTATCATTGTGGGAGATTAGAACATTCTAATACCTCCCTCAAATACCAGGTAAACCCTCTATATTGATCAAACTTGGAGTGGTTTACGATAATTCTCTTATTGAAGAACCTCCACAAAATCCAATGATTACTCAGTCCCATTTTCCCTTAGAATTCCTCTACGCGCCGACCTTCGGGATCTTTCGCTGGAGAGTAGGTGACCCAGTTGCTGTTCAAAATTTAAATGATAGTAGAAAGGGACAAGTCACTGCTGACAGGTCTGGGGAGGCACGTTCTACAAACATTGATGGTGGCAGTACCTCACAGACTAGCAAACAAAAGCGTGATGACATACTGACCACTGTGGTAAtactgttaatgctcaaagtccggcgggagccaatctttcgtttaacgcgggtcctgtgggtggaccgctactctgaggatttgatggcctccgctagctgtcacatgagagacagggc
It encodes:
- the LOC112164266 gene encoding uncharacterized protein At4g02000-like; amino-acid sequence: MSITEKISTVPGVTAVIACLFHFTSQYGFVTSTPQNIPYEDEGIIEAMSICFEDTADFLDLEAGINLLGILIAEEEPGLGSVKATLMGMWKSLGQIRIIQVKKNTYSLTVGSEKLASKLINESPWNVKGYCLSVRHWPHFHSIDDMDTNRPTYWIQAHGIPLDQMTKNNGRKLGELLGSTLEVEDPKVVGIKGYLQMRVDFDTRRPLATFVQLPRLTYRVTRIRLQYEGLRVFCYHCGRLEHSNTSLKYQVNPLY
- the LOC112164265 gene encoding LOW QUALITY PROTEIN: protein WUSCHEL (The sequence of the model RefSeq protein was modified relative to this genomic sequence to represent the inferred CDS: inserted 1 base in 1 codon; substituted 1 base at 1 genomic stop codon) → MEPQNRHPTEDGGSNKAARSSANMLRRKSRTRWIPTTDHIRILKELFYNKGDRSPTIEQIQRICLQLKWYGKIEFKNVYFWFLNQRAREKQKKKSTSDVHVPMQRSGLVGDDNVTNWKHEDQYINFGSSAPASASSAGVMIAFNGQMGKYGGYGSMNMEKSAXDCSISAXGETSTTFFDMNAEQTFMEQRGEDHQEIETLSLFPAHCEDICGNMKTTSNGGDTLRTSA